One part of the Glycine soja cultivar W05 chromosome 11, ASM419377v2, whole genome shotgun sequence genome encodes these proteins:
- the LOC114374044 gene encoding protein ASYMMETRIC LEAVES 2-like, with protein MASSNSPCAACKFLRRKCQPECAFAPYFPPDQPQKFANVHRIFGASNVTKLLNDLHPHQREDAVNSLAYEAEMRLRDPVYGCVGVISLLQHQLRQLQMDLYCAKSELSRYQNLSITTNLNSLASESATTAYHHHHQNMSGAGAGAGAGRDHHYHYHRHHQFFPRDQHQQQQVVRSFDAGNSYDASLLAMNISANLGQLNQLQHHSAAGGGDDRNCS; from the coding sequence ATGGCATCTTCAAATTCACCATGTGCAGCATGCAAGTTCTTGCGTCGCAAATGCCAACCTGAGTGTGCATTTGCACCATATTTTCCCCCTGACCAGCCTCAAAAGTTTGCAAATGTTCATAGAATTTTTGGGGCAAGCAATGTCACAAAGCTTCTCAACGACTTGCACCCTCACCAACGTGAAGATGCTGTCAATTCCCTTGCTTATGAAGCTGAGATGAGGCTCCGTGACCCTGTCTATGGTTGTGTAGGAGTCATATCACTCTTACAACACCAACTTCGCCAGCTTCAAATGGACCTCTATTGTGCGAAATCCGAGCTCTCGAGGTACCAAAACTTGAGCATCACCACCAATTTGAACTCTCTAGCTTCCGAATCCGCGACCACGGCCTATCATCACCATCACCAGAACATGTCTGGTGCTGGTGCCGGTGCCGGTGCCGGCCGTGACCATCATTATCACTATCATCGCCATCATCAGTTCTTTCCAAGGGACcaacaccaacaacaacaagtGGTGAGAAGCTTTGATGCCGGCAACAGCTATGATGCAAGTCTTTTGGCCATGAACATATCCGCCAACTTAGGGCAACTCAACCAGCTTCAGCATCATAGTGCAGCTGGCGGGGGCGACGACCGCAACTGCTCCTAG
- the LOC114373887 gene encoding mitochondrial inner membrane protease subunit 1-like: MILRNLEAFVPIIKAGWRFSKIYCFIHVTQTYLIAPAVTYGPSMLPTIDLKTGVFLMEKISPRFGKVTCGDIVVLRNPQHPRHFMTKRVVGLEGDSVTYISNPETYEYEGDSFTHISSPDNGDKSKTIVVPKGAVWVEGDNKYNSNDSRKFGPVPYDLIDGKMFWRITPLKKFGPFWNK; this comes from the exons ATGATATTGAGAAACCTGGAGGCATTTGTGCCTATTATTAAAGCAGGATGGAGGTTTTCTAAGATCTACTGTTTTATACACGTTACCCAAACCTATTTGATCGCCCCTGCTGTG ACCTATGGTCCTAGCATGCTTCCTACTATCGATTTGAAAACAGGTGTGTTCTTAATGGAAAAGATCTCACCCCGGTTTGGTAAAGTTACTTGTGGAGATATTGTAGTCTTGCGCAATCCTCAACACCCTAGGCACTTTATGACCAAACGTGTGGTTGGATTGGAGGGTGATAGTGTTACATACATTTCCAATCCTGAGACCTATGAATATGAGGGTGATAGTTTTACACACATTTCCTCTCCTGATAACGGTGATAAGTCTAAGACGATTGTG GTGCCAAAGGGTGCCGTTTGGGTTGAGGGAGATAACAAGTATAACAGCAATGATTCAAGAAAATTTGGTCCTGTTCCTTATGACCTTATTGATGGCAAGATGTTCTGGAGG ATAACGCCACTTAAAAAATTTGGACCTTTCTGGAATAAATGA
- the LOC114376867 gene encoding cilia- and flagella-associated protein 20-like, which yields MKWIWADPPLAVTRVKPYMCTMPLRMDEGWNQIQFNLADFTKRAYGTNYVETLRVQVHANCRLRRIYFSDRLYSEEELPPEFKLYLPMQKS from the exons ATGAAATGGATTTGGGCAGACCCTCCTCTG GCTGTCACTCGGGTAAAGCCCTACATGTGCACTATGCCACTGAGAATGGATGAGGGGTGGAATCAAATCCAGTTTAACCTGGCTGATTTCACCAAGAGAGCATATGGTACTAATTATGTGGAGACACTGCGAGTTCAGGTCCATGCAAACTGTCGCCTGAGAAGGATTTACTTCTCTGACCGCCTCTACTCTGAAGAGGAACTCCCTCCAGAGTTCAAATTGTACCTTCCAATGCAG AAATCATGA